A stretch of Candidatus Sphingomonas phytovorans DNA encodes these proteins:
- a CDS encoding DnaA/Hda family protein: MSQIALPFDWPPDPRDDEFLVSDSNARAVQLLERWSTWPVMAVVLTGPRKAGRSLLARIFAAKSGGEIIDDAERQSETAIFHAWNRAQESRHPLVIVADAGPPEWTIKLPDLRSRLTASPIARIGPPDEALMQALFERQFLRRGLDARPDLIQWLILRVERSHVALLRTVDVLDQAVLARHKRLSIPLARATLAEAGLIAGRAPELPIENL; the protein is encoded by the coding sequence ATGAGCCAGATCGCGCTGCCATTTGATTGGCCGCCGGATCCGCGCGACGACGAGTTCCTCGTCAGCGACTCGAATGCGCGCGCCGTCCAGCTGCTTGAACGCTGGAGCACCTGGCCGGTGATGGCTGTCGTGCTCACCGGGCCGCGCAAGGCCGGCCGGAGTTTGCTCGCGCGGATCTTCGCCGCGAAGAGCGGCGGCGAGATCATCGACGATGCCGAACGCCAGAGCGAGACGGCGATCTTCCACGCCTGGAACCGGGCGCAGGAAAGCCGGCATCCGCTGGTCATCGTCGCCGATGCCGGGCCGCCCGAATGGACGATCAAATTGCCGGACCTTCGTTCACGCCTCACCGCCAGCCCGATCGCGCGAATCGGCCCGCCCGACGAGGCGCTGATGCAGGCATTGTTCGAGCGGCAGTTCCTGCGGCGCGGGCTCGATGCCCGTCCCGACCTGATCCAGTGGCTGATTCTTCGCGTCGAGCGAAGCCATGTCGCCCTCCTGCGCACCGTCGATGTGCTCGATCAGGCGGTCCTCGCTCGCCACAAACGCTTGTCGATTCCGCTCGCGCGCGCCACATTGGCTGAAGCGGGGCTGATTGCCGGTCGCGCACCCGAATTACCGATCGAGAACCTATGA
- a CDS encoding RNA degradosome polyphosphate kinase, whose translation MTRPAHIVRLDDDDDPFVSGEGSDRYFNRELSWLAFNRRVLEEACNPAHPLLERVRFLSISGSNLDEFFMVRVAGLKGQQLQDVDRLSVDGMSSRQQLAAIVAEADELVESQRSVWRDLRHELAETGIEVLGSKTIDAAVTPEELAWLETHFREQIFPILTPQALDPAHPFPFMPNKGLAVMFDLVRLSDNEPIRELVMLPAPMARFVRLPGEKARYVAVESLVKRFSSLVFPGYRVEGGAEFRVLRDSDIEIEEEAEDLVRYFANAIKRRRRGRVIRLELESGMPEGLSKALRDELGGADAFVTESGAFLGVGDLESIVDEDRPDLKFPPYSPRFPERIREFNGDCFAAIRAKDIVVHHPYESFDVVLAFLRQAAGDPDVVAIKQTLYRAGKQPAVINALINAAEAGKSVTAVVELKARFDEEQNLLWASALERAGVQVVYGFMEWKTHAKVSMVVRREAGQFRTYCHFGTGNYHPVTAKIYTDLSFFTADPRIGRDAAQMFNYVTGYVEPHDMALVSLSPRDLRPRLMSLIDKEIGFARAGKPGAIWAKMNSVVDPAVIEKLYEASAAGVRIDLIIRGICCLKPGVPGLSENIRVKSVIGRFLEHSRIWAFGNGKALPNDGAKIFISSADWMPRNFDRRVEYMLPIENPTVHDQILDQVMVANLIDNEQSWELHADGSYVRAEPGDRPFNLHRYFMTNPSLSGRGAALSASDAVPKLSLNRRR comes from the coding sequence ATGACACGGCCCGCCCATATCGTGCGTCTGGACGATGACGACGATCCGTTCGTCAGCGGCGAGGGTAGCGACCGCTACTTCAACCGCGAGCTTTCCTGGCTGGCTTTCAACCGGCGCGTGCTGGAAGAGGCATGCAATCCGGCGCATCCGCTGCTTGAGCGAGTCCGGTTCCTGTCCATTTCGGGCTCGAATCTCGACGAATTCTTCATGGTGCGAGTCGCGGGGCTGAAGGGGCAGCAGCTTCAGGACGTCGACCGCCTCTCGGTCGACGGCATGTCGTCGCGGCAGCAGCTCGCCGCGATCGTGGCGGAGGCCGACGAACTGGTCGAAAGCCAGCGCTCGGTCTGGCGCGATCTGCGCCATGAGCTTGCCGAAACCGGGATCGAGGTGCTCGGCTCGAAGACGATCGACGCGGCGGTCACGCCCGAGGAACTGGCCTGGCTCGAGACCCATTTCCGCGAGCAGATCTTCCCGATCCTGACACCCCAGGCGCTCGATCCGGCGCACCCGTTCCCGTTCATGCCCAACAAGGGGCTGGCGGTGATGTTCGATCTGGTCCGCCTCTCCGATAACGAGCCGATCCGCGAACTGGTCATGCTGCCGGCACCGATGGCGCGATTCGTCCGGCTTCCGGGCGAGAAGGCGCGCTATGTCGCGGTCGAATCGCTGGTGAAGCGCTTCTCGTCGCTGGTCTTCCCCGGATATCGCGTCGAGGGCGGCGCTGAGTTCCGCGTGCTGCGCGACAGCGATATCGAGATCGAGGAAGAGGCCGAGGATCTCGTCCGCTACTTCGCCAACGCGATCAAGCGGCGACGCCGTGGCCGCGTCATCCGTCTCGAGCTGGAAAGCGGCATGCCCGAGGGCCTGTCCAAGGCCCTGCGCGACGAGCTGGGCGGCGCCGACGCCTTCGTCACTGAAAGCGGCGCGTTCCTCGGCGTGGGCGATCTTGAGTCGATCGTCGACGAGGATCGGCCCGACCTCAAATTCCCGCCCTACAGCCCGCGTTTCCCGGAACGGATTCGCGAGTTCAACGGCGATTGTTTCGCGGCGATCCGCGCCAAGGACATCGTCGTCCATCACCCCTATGAGAGCTTCGACGTGGTGCTCGCCTTCCTGCGGCAGGCAGCGGGCGATCCCGATGTGGTGGCGATCAAGCAGACACTCTACCGCGCCGGCAAGCAGCCAGCCGTCATCAACGCGCTGATCAACGCGGCCGAAGCCGGCAAGTCGGTCACCGCGGTGGTCGAACTGAAGGCGCGCTTCGACGAGGAGCAGAACCTGCTCTGGGCCTCGGCGCTCGAACGGGCGGGCGTGCAGGTCGTCTATGGCTTCATGGAGTGGAAGACCCACGCCAAGGTCTCGATGGTCGTCCGGCGGGAAGCGGGGCAATTCCGCACCTATTGCCACTTCGGCACCGGCAATTATCATCCGGTCACGGCAAAAATCTATACCGATCTCAGCTTCTTCACGGCCGATCCTCGCATCGGTCGCGATGCCGCTCAGATGTTCAACTACGTCACCGGCTATGTCGAGCCGCACGACATGGCGCTGGTCAGCCTGTCGCCGCGTGACCTGCGTCCGCGGCTGATGAGCCTGATCGACAAAGAGATCGGATTTGCGAGAGCGGGCAAGCCCGGCGCGATCTGGGCCAAGATGAATTCGGTGGTCGATCCGGCTGTGATCGAGAAGCTATATGAGGCGAGTGCCGCCGGGGTGCGCATCGACCTCATCATCCGCGGCATCTGCTGCCTGAAGCCGGGCGTACCCGGTCTGTCCGAGAATATCCGGGTGAAATCAGTGATCGGCCGTTTCCTAGAGCACAGCCGCATCTGGGCGTTCGGCAACGGCAAGGCGCTGCCCAATGACGGCGCGAAGATCTTCATCTCCTCGGCCGACTGGATGCCGCGCAATTTCGACCGGCGGGTCGAATATATGCTGCCGATCGAGAATCCGACGGTGCATGACCAGATCCTCGACCAGGTCATGGTCGCCAACCTGATCGACAATGAGCAGAGCTGGGAGCTTCATGCCGACGGCAGCTATGTGCGGGCCGAACCTGGCGACCGGCCGTTCAACCTGCATCGCTATTTCATGACCAACCCATCGCTGTCCGGCCGGGGTGCCGCCTTGTCGGCCAGCGATGCCGTACCGAAACTTTCGCTGAACCGCAGGCGTTAA
- a CDS encoding Ppx/GppA family phosphatase — translation MESAVEPRTGIIDIGSNSIRLVVYQGPERLPAILFNEKVMAGLGRGLAETGAIAEPALDMAAEALARFAAVAREMEVTRLRTVATAAVRDASNGHVLLDTVRGLGLKVELLSGEQEATAAGHGVLSAIPEADGIVGDLGGGSLELVRVSGGRVRDRASFPLGVLRIGAFRAKGQGALERQLFKALKAAGWLGRGEGLPFYLVGGSWRALARLDMHLNSYSLPVIHQYSMTLPAIARMGRTISHVPKSWLRAIPGLSSGRATTLGDAAALLAVLLKHLQSDTTIVSAFGLREGLLYGALDETVRAQDPLIVAARDEGQRHGRFAEHGDLLDHWIAPLFTGDSAAQARLRLAACLLADVGWRANPEFRAERGVEIALHGNWVAIDARGRAIVAQALFTSLGGGTEIPSPLHLLAPADDLRRAITWGLSMRLGQRLSGGLAGPLRRSRLTDDGEIVTLHVTPDDLALYGEAVERRHAALCSALGRKPIVTA, via the coding sequence ATGGAATCGGCTGTCGAGCCGCGCACCGGCATCATCGATATCGGCTCCAATTCGATTCGCCTCGTCGTCTATCAGGGGCCTGAACGGCTGCCGGCGATCCTGTTCAACGAGAAGGTGATGGCCGGCCTGGGCCGCGGCCTCGCCGAGACCGGCGCGATCGCCGAACCGGCGCTCGACATGGCGGCCGAGGCGCTTGCCCGCTTCGCCGCTGTCGCGCGCGAGATGGAGGTGACACGGCTGCGCACCGTCGCGACCGCCGCGGTGCGTGATGCCTCCAACGGGCATGTCCTGCTCGATACCGTCCGCGGGCTTGGTCTCAAGGTCGAGCTGCTCTCGGGCGAGCAGGAAGCCACCGCCGCGGGGCATGGCGTGCTGTCGGCCATTCCCGAGGCTGACGGCATCGTCGGCGACCTGGGGGGCGGCAGCCTCGAACTGGTCCGGGTCTCTGGCGGGCGGGTGCGCGATCGCGCGTCCTTCCCGCTCGGGGTCCTGCGCATCGGCGCGTTTCGGGCGAAGGGGCAGGGCGCGCTGGAGCGCCAGCTATTCAAGGCGCTGAAAGCCGCCGGCTGGCTCGGGCGCGGCGAGGGGCTGCCCTTTTATCTGGTCGGCGGATCATGGCGCGCCCTTGCGCGGCTCGACATGCACCTCAACAGCTATTCGCTGCCGGTGATCCACCAATATTCGATGACGCTGCCGGCAATCGCCCGCATGGGCCGCACGATCAGCCATGTGCCGAAAAGCTGGCTGCGCGCCATTCCGGGTCTCTCCTCCGGTCGGGCAACGACCCTTGGCGATGCGGCCGCGCTGCTCGCGGTATTGCTCAAGCACCTGCAGTCCGACACCACGATCGTCTCGGCCTTCGGCCTGCGCGAGGGCCTGCTCTACGGCGCGCTCGACGAGACCGTCCGCGCGCAGGATCCCCTGATCGTCGCCGCGCGTGATGAGGGACAGCGCCATGGGCGCTTCGCCGAGCATGGCGACCTGCTCGATCACTGGATCGCGCCCCTGTTCACTGGCGATTCGGCTGCCCAGGCGCGGCTGCGGCTCGCGGCGTGCCTGCTTGCCGATGTCGGCTGGCGCGCCAATCCCGAGTTCAGGGCCGAACGCGGCGTCGAGATCGCGCTGCACGGCAATTGGGTCGCGATCGACGCGCGCGGCCGCGCCATCGTCGCGCAAGCGCTGTTCACAAGCCTCGGCGGCGGCACAGAAATCCCGTCGCCGCTTCATCTGCTGGCGCCGGCCGACGACCTCAGACGGGCGATCACCTGGGGGCTGTCCATGCGACTGGGGCAGCGGCTGAGCGGCGGGCTTGCCGGACCGCTACGCCGGTCCCGCCTGACTGACGACGGCGAGATCGTGACTCTCCACGTCACGCCCGACGACCTGGCGCTTTACGGCGAGGCGGTCGAGCGCCGCCACGCGGCGCTGTGCAGCGCGCTCGGCAGGAAACCGATCGTTACCGCCTAG
- a CDS encoding I78 family peptidase inhibitor, whose translation MLILAALTACAPVPPAEKPATESACNANAANAIIGKAYSADAVEKARIASGSKTVRVIRPGMAVTMDYRIDRLNVDLDEKDVVTGVHCG comes from the coding sequence ATGCTGATCCTGGCCGCGCTGACGGCCTGCGCACCCGTTCCGCCAGCGGAAAAGCCCGCAACCGAGAGTGCGTGCAACGCCAATGCGGCCAATGCCATCATCGGCAAGGCCTATTCGGCGGATGCCGTCGAGAAGGCGCGAATCGCTTCGGGATCGAAGACCGTCCGCGTGATCCGGCCGGGCATGGCGGTGACGATGGACTATCGTATCGACCGGCTGAACGTCGATCTCGACGAGAAGGACGTCGTCACCGGCGTCCATTGCGGCTGA
- the rnd gene encoding ribonuclease D, which translates to MHIHPLITDSATLANLCTRLGQADFVCVDTEFMRENTFWPELCLIQIADVNEAAAIDPMAPGLDMTPLLDLMVKNEDVLKVFHAGGQDLEIIYNLTGKTPHPLFDTQIAAMALGQGEQVGYSNLVDAYLGIQVDKGARFTDWSRRPLDSRQIEYAIGDVTHLAKIFPKMLDRLRRTGRGAWLDQEMERLGDPKNYANDPEEAWKRVRIAGRKADVLGRLKALARWRELEARSKDLPRGRIVKDETLADLAGHAPRKQADLAKVRGLSATWAGNDIGARLMAALDAAEPMSVDEMPARDDRKPGLGKDGALVADLLKLLLKIRSKEIDVAARLLARSEDLEALAAGQRDNLSILEGWRFDQFGRDALDLVEGRLAFAVVNSKLKMTRTEEVTS; encoded by the coding sequence ATGCATATCCATCCCCTGATCACCGACAGCGCAACCCTCGCCAATCTCTGCACCCGACTCGGCCAGGCCGACTTCGTCTGCGTCGATACCGAGTTCATGCGCGAGAACACTTTCTGGCCGGAACTCTGCCTGATCCAGATCGCCGATGTGAACGAGGCGGCGGCGATCGACCCGATGGCACCGGGGCTCGACATGACCCCGCTGCTCGACCTGATGGTGAAGAACGAGGATGTGCTGAAGGTCTTCCATGCCGGCGGGCAGGACCTCGAGATCATCTACAACCTGACCGGCAAGACCCCTCACCCGCTGTTCGACACCCAGATCGCGGCGATGGCGCTCGGGCAAGGCGAGCAGGTCGGCTATTCCAACCTGGTCGACGCCTATCTGGGCATCCAGGTCGACAAGGGCGCACGCTTCACTGACTGGAGCCGGCGCCCGCTCGATTCGCGGCAGATCGAATATGCGATCGGCGACGTCACCCATCTCGCGAAGATCTTCCCCAAGATGCTCGATCGCCTCCGCCGGACCGGGCGCGGCGCGTGGCTCGACCAGGAAATGGAGCGACTGGGTGATCCGAAAAACTATGCCAATGACCCCGAAGAGGCGTGGAAGCGCGTGCGAATCGCCGGGCGCAAGGCCGATGTGCTCGGCCGGCTCAAGGCGCTGGCACGGTGGCGCGAGCTCGAGGCGCGGAGCAAGGACCTGCCGCGCGGCCGGATCGTCAAGGACGAGACGCTGGCCGACCTGGCCGGCCATGCGCCGCGCAAGCAGGCCGATCTCGCCAAGGTGCGCGGTCTTTCCGCGACCTGGGCCGGAAACGATATCGGCGCACGGCTGATGGCCGCGCTCGATGCCGCGGAACCGATGAGCGTCGACGAGATGCCGGCGCGCGACGATCGCAAGCCGGGCCTGGGCAAGGACGGCGCGCTCGTCGCCGACCTGCTCAAGCTGCTGCTCAAGATCCGTTCCAAGGAAATCGACGTCGCCGCGCGGCTGCTGGCGCGCAGCGAGGATCTTGAGGCGCTCGCCGCCGGCCAACGCGACAATCTGTCGATCCTGGAGGGCTGGCGCTTCGACCAGTTCGGCCGCGATGCACTCGACCTTGTCGAGGGACGGCTTGCCTTCGCGGTGGTCAACAGCAAGCTGAAAATGACCCGGACCGAGGAGGTGACGTCGTGA
- the aspS gene encoding aspartate--tRNA ligase, producing the protein MHAYRTHNCAELRPEHVGQEVRVSGWVHKKRDHGDLVFVDLRDHYGITQIVTDVSGPVFAVIESLRNESVVTITGTVVARAAEALNPNLATGAIEVRADAAVVQSVAHDLPMPVASENEYPEEIRLRYRFLDLRRERLHANIMLRSKVITSLRQRMIGQGFTEFQTPILTASSPEGARDYLVPSRVHPGKFYALPQAPQMFKQLLMVAGFDRYFQIAPCFRDEDARADRSPGEFYQLDFEMSYVTQDDVFAAIEPVLHGVFEEFADWQGKGRTVSALPFKRIPYRESMLKYGNDKPDLRNPILISDVSELFKGSGFGRFASIVEGGDVVRAIPAPGTADKSRKFFDDMNAWAQSEGFAGLGYATRKAGVFGGPIANNHGEEGMAKIADALGLGPDDGVFFAAGKEGQAAKLAGLARTRVAEQLGLIDQNRFEFCWIVDFPMFEYDEDAKKVDFSHNPFSMPQGEMEALETKDPLDILAYQYDIVCNGVELSSGAIRNHKPEIMYKAFEIAGYTRADVDSNFAGMINAFKCGAPPHGGSAPGVDRIVMLLADEPNIREVIVFPMTQKAEDLMMGAPNFATPKQLRELNIRTVEVQAAKPAVEAVRPE; encoded by the coding sequence ATGCACGCCTATCGCACCCATAATTGCGCCGAACTGCGTCCCGAACATGTCGGGCAGGAAGTCCGCGTGTCAGGCTGGGTCCACAAGAAGCGCGACCATGGCGATCTCGTGTTCGTCGATCTGCGCGACCATTATGGCATCACGCAGATCGTCACCGACGTCAGCGGCCCCGTGTTCGCGGTCATCGAGTCGCTGCGCAACGAGTCGGTCGTGACGATCACCGGCACCGTCGTCGCCCGCGCGGCGGAGGCGCTGAACCCGAACCTCGCGACCGGCGCGATCGAGGTCCGCGCCGACGCGGCCGTCGTCCAGTCAGTCGCGCACGACCTGCCGATGCCGGTCGCCAGCGAGAATGAATATCCGGAGGAGATCCGCCTCCGCTATCGCTTCCTCGACCTGCGGCGTGAGCGGCTTCACGCCAACATCATGCTCCGCTCCAAGGTCATCACCTCGCTGCGCCAGCGCATGATCGGCCAGGGCTTCACCGAGTTCCAGACGCCGATCCTGACCGCGTCGAGCCCCGAGGGCGCGCGCGACTATCTGGTGCCGAGCCGCGTGCATCCGGGCAAGTTCTACGCGCTCCCGCAGGCGCCGCAGATGTTCAAGCAGCTGCTGATGGTCGCTGGCTTCGACCGCTATTTCCAGATCGCGCCCTGTTTCCGCGACGAGGATGCGCGCGCCGACCGCAGCCCGGGGGAATTCTACCAGCTCGATTTCGAGATGAGCTATGTCACCCAGGACGATGTGTTCGCTGCGATCGAGCCGGTGCTGCACGGCGTGTTCGAGGAATTCGCCGACTGGCAGGGCAAGGGCCGCACCGTCTCCGCGCTCCCGTTCAAGCGAATCCCGTACCGCGAATCGATGCTCAAATACGGCAACGACAAGCCCGACCTGCGCAACCCGATCCTGATCTCCGACGTGTCTGAGCTGTTCAAGGGCTCGGGCTTCGGCCGCTTCGCCTCGATCGTCGAGGGCGGCGACGTCGTGCGCGCCATCCCAGCGCCTGGCACCGCGGACAAGAGCCGCAAATTCTTCGACGACATGAACGCCTGGGCGCAGAGCGAAGGCTTTGCCGGTCTCGGCTATGCGACTCGCAAGGCCGGCGTGTTCGGCGGTCCGATCGCCAACAACCATGGCGAAGAGGGCATGGCGAAGATCGCCGATGCGCTCGGACTCGGTCCGGATGACGGCGTGTTCTTCGCCGCGGGCAAGGAAGGGCAGGCGGCGAAGCTTGCTGGCCTGGCGCGCACCCGCGTCGCCGAGCAGCTCGGCCTGATCGACCAGAACCGCTTCGAATTCTGCTGGATCGTCGATTTCCCGATGTTCGAATATGACGAGGACGCGAAGAAGGTCGATTTCAGCCACAACCCCTTCTCGATGCCGCAGGGCGAGATGGAAGCGCTGGAGACGAAGGACCCGCTCGATATCCTCGCCTATCAGTACGACATCGTCTGCAACGGCGTGGAATTGTCGTCGGGCGCGATCCGGAACCACAAGCCGGAGATCATGTACAAGGCGTTCGAGATCGCCGGCTACACCCGCGCCGATGTCGACAGCAATTTCGCCGGCATGATCAACGCGTTCAAGTGCGGCGCCCCGCCGCATGGCGGCTCGGCGCCGGGTGTGGATCGTATCGTGATGCTGCTTGCCGACGAGCCGAACATCCGCGAGGTCATCGTCTTCCCGATGACGCAGAAGGCCGAGGACCTGATGATGGGGGCGCCCAACTTCGCCACGCCGAAGCAGCTGCGCGAACTCAACATCCGGACGGTCGAAGTGCAGGCGGCAAAGCCGGCGGTCGAGGCGGTACGGCCGGAATAG
- a CDS encoding type II toxin-antitoxin system RelE/ParE family toxin: protein MATRYRLTRAAADDMVAIYLAGVDMFGPVQAESYSDGLESTFRFLADYPQAARLRAEMARPVRAHPYKSHLIIYCADQGGILIIRIRHAREDWLAQTD, encoded by the coding sequence GTGGCTACACGCTATCGACTGACGCGCGCTGCGGCTGACGACATGGTCGCGATCTATCTCGCCGGGGTGGATATGTTCGGTCCCGTCCAAGCCGAAAGCTATAGCGACGGCCTGGAATCAACCTTTCGGTTCCTTGCGGACTATCCGCAGGCGGCCCGTCTTCGCGCGGAAATGGCGAGGCCGGTTCGCGCCCACCCCTATAAATCCCATCTCATCATCTACTGCGCGGATCAGGGCGGCATCCTCATCATCAGAATACGGCACGCCCGCGAGGACTGGCTCGCCCAGACCGACTGA
- a CDS encoding type II toxin-antitoxin system ParD family antitoxin, translating into MATMNISLPDPMKHWIEEQARSGRYSNVSDFVRDLVRREQERADKIANMQALVDEGLASGISDESMQDIRARARRQAGLSR; encoded by the coding sequence ATGGCGACGATGAACATTTCACTTCCCGATCCGATGAAGCATTGGATCGAGGAGCAGGCTCGCAGCGGGCGTTACAGCAATGTCAGTGACTTCGTGCGCGACCTGGTCCGCCGCGAACAGGAGCGTGCCGACAAGATCGCGAATATGCAGGCTCTCGTCGATGAGGGGCTAGCCAGCGGCATCAGCGACGAATCGATGCAGGATATCCGTGCGCGCGCCAGGCGACAGGCAGGCCTGAGCCGATAA
- a CDS encoding polyphosphate kinase has product MTINLSDYEAGKKYDGDYDDDLAKLQERLAHIQVAHIVHKRRALILLEGWDAAGKGGIVQRLTSEWDPRNFQVWPIKAPTLDELGHHFLWRFWKKLPANGNIAVFDRSWYGRVLVERVEGFAKEAEWRRGYDEINEFEAQQGDSGTTIIKLFVHVTQEEQDERLKARLEHPWKRWKTGAEDYRNRDKRSEYLDAMAEMFRRTDTRWAPWHAIDGNNKKAARIAALTVIAKRLEASVPMDAPPLDPEVEKLARKALGMK; this is encoded by the coding sequence ATGACGATCAACCTCTCCGATTACGAAGCCGGCAAGAAATATGACGGCGACTATGACGACGACCTGGCGAAGCTGCAGGAACGGCTGGCGCACATCCAGGTCGCGCATATCGTCCACAAGCGGCGCGCGCTGATCCTGCTCGAAGGCTGGGACGCGGCGGGAAAAGGGGGCATCGTCCAGCGCCTCACCTCCGAATGGGATCCGCGCAATTTCCAGGTCTGGCCGATCAAGGCCCCGACGCTTGACGAGCTGGGCCATCATTTCCTCTGGCGCTTCTGGAAGAAACTCCCCGCCAACGGCAATATCGCGGTGTTCGATCGCAGCTGGTACGGTCGCGTGCTGGTCGAGCGGGTGGAAGGCTTCGCCAAGGAAGCCGAATGGCGGCGCGGCTATGACGAGATCAACGAATTCGAAGCGCAGCAGGGCGATTCGGGCACGACGATCATCAAGCTGTTCGTCCATGTGACCCAGGAGGAGCAGGACGAGCGGCTCAAGGCCCGGCTCGAACATCCTTGGAAGCGCTGGAAGACCGGCGCGGAGGACTATCGCAACCGCGACAAGCGCAGCGAGTATCTCGATGCGATGGCGGAGATGTTCCGCCGTACCGACACGCGCTGGGCGCCCTGGCACGCGATCGACGGCAACAACAAGAAGGCAGCCCGCATCGCCGCGCTCACCGTGATCGCCAAACGGCTCGAAGCCTCGGTGCCGATGGACGCCCCGCCGCTCGACCCCGAGGTAGAAAAACTGGCGCGCAAGGCATTGGGGATGAAATAG
- a CDS encoding carbonic anhydrase, which yields MSGYLDLLDGYRRFRAHDWARQRGRWVELGSGQNPRVMVIACSDSRVDPAQIFDTSPGEIFVVRNIANLVPPFELDGSRHGVSAALEFAVTQLEVSDIVVMGHGSCGGVEAALSRRFAGRAPGAGGFIAHWVDMLDEARDRIVAEYGVGPTAVREMELETVRVSLRNLRTFPCIPERENAGTLRLHGAYFAIADGKLHVMDELGHFGAA from the coding sequence ATGAGCGGTTATCTTGATTTGCTTGACGGGTATCGGCGTTTCCGCGCCCATGACTGGGCGCGCCAGCGGGGACGCTGGGTGGAGTTGGGCTCTGGCCAGAATCCGCGCGTGATGGTGATCGCCTGTTCGGACAGCCGAGTCGACCCGGCCCAGATCTTCGATACGTCACCGGGGGAAATCTTCGTCGTTCGCAATATCGCCAATCTGGTGCCGCCGTTCGAATTAGACGGCAGTCGCCACGGCGTTTCGGCCGCGCTTGAATTCGCGGTGACTCAGCTCGAGGTCTCCGACATCGTGGTGATGGGCCATGGGTCGTGCGGTGGCGTCGAGGCAGCGCTATCCAGGCGGTTCGCCGGTCGGGCGCCAGGCGCCGGCGGGTTCATCGCGCACTGGGTCGACATGCTCGACGAGGCACGGGACCGGATCGTGGCTGAATATGGCGTTGGGCCGACGGCCGTGCGCGAAATGGAGCTTGAGACGGTCAGGGTGAGCCTTCGAAACCTGCGAACCTTCCCATGCATTCCGGAGCGCGAAAACGCCGGGACGCTCAGGCTGCACGGCGCCTATTTCGCTATCGCCGACGGGAAACTGCACGTGATGGACGAACTCGGCCACTTCGGGGCTGCGTAA
- the lipA gene encoding lipoyl synthase, producing the protein MNEMTPVAPQNPSAPRQRKPDWIRVKAPTGTGFAETKAMMRRLNLNTVCEEAACPNIGECWTKKHATVMILGDTCTRACAFCNVKTGMPRAVDALEPQHTADAAAELGLEHIVITSVDRDDLPDGGASQFVKVIQALRRTTPKTTIEILTPDFRNKAQAAVESIVEARPDVYNHNLETVPRLYPTIRPGARYYASLRLLESVKRHDPSIFTKSGVMVGLGEERLEVHQVMDDMRSADIDFLTMGQYLQPTPRHAKVLDFVTPQAFDAYAAIARAKGFLLVAASPLTRSSYHAGDDFAKMRAAREAQLSKGLAKG; encoded by the coding sequence ATGAACGAGATGACACCCGTCGCCCCTCAAAATCCTTCAGCCCCCCGCCAGCGCAAGCCGGACTGGATTCGGGTAAAGGCGCCGACCGGCACCGGTTTCGCCGAAACCAAGGCGATGATGCGCCGCCTCAACCTCAACACCGTGTGCGAGGAGGCCGCCTGCCCGAATATCGGGGAGTGCTGGACGAAGAAGCACGCGACGGTGATGATCCTCGGGGACACCTGCACGCGGGCCTGCGCCTTCTGCAACGTGAAGACGGGCATGCCGCGCGCGGTCGACGCGCTCGAGCCGCAGCACACCGCCGATGCGGCCGCCGAACTGGGCCTCGAACATATCGTCATCACCTCGGTCGACCGCGACGATCTGCCGGATGGCGGCGCGTCGCAGTTCGTGAAGGTGATCCAGGCGCTCCGCCGCACCACCCCGAAGACCACGATCGAGATCCTCACGCCCGATTTCCGCAACAAGGCGCAGGCGGCGGTCGAATCGATCGTCGAGGCACGCCCCGACGTCTACAACCACAATCTCGAAACCGTGCCACGGCTCTACCCTACGATCCGTCCCGGCGCGCGCTATTATGCGTCGCTGCGCCTGCTCGAATCGGTCAAGCGCCACGATCCGTCGATCTTCACCAAGTCGGGCGTGATGGTCGGCCTCGGCGAGGAGCGACTCGAAGTCCATCAGGTGATGGACGACATGCGCTCGGCCGACATCGATTTCCTGACCATGGGCCAGTATCTCCAGCCGACGCCGCGCCATGCCAAGGTACTCGATTTCGTGACACCCCAGGCCTTCGACGCCTATGCCGCGATCGCCCGCGCGAAGGGCTTCCTGCTCGTCGCGGCCTCGCCGCTGACTCGGTCCAGCTACCATGCCGGCGACGATTTCGCGAAGATGCGGGCCGCGCGCGAGGCCCAGCTTTCGAAGGGGCTCGCGAAGGGCTGA